In Sylvia atricapilla isolate bSylAtr1 chromosome 25, bSylAtr1.pri, whole genome shotgun sequence, a genomic segment contains:
- the TFEB gene encoding transcription factor EB, with protein MASRIGLRMELMKQQAQQEAERERVQQQMMMSYMQQQRMPVASSPAINTPVHFQSPPPVPGEVLKVQSYLENPTTYHLQKSRDKKVQAYLSETYGNKFAAHVSPASHSPKPPPAASPGVRPGHVLSSSAGNSAPNSPMAMLNIGSNPEREFDEVIDDIMRLDDVLGYMNPEVHMPNTLPMSSSHMNVYSGDPQVTASLVGVTSSSCPADLTQKRELTDAESRALAKERQKKDNHNLIERRRRFNINDRIKELGMLIPKANDLDVRWNKGTILKASVDYIKRMQKDLQRSRDLENHSRRLEMANKQLLLRIQELEMQARVHGLPTSSPSGVNVAELAQQVVKQEASGDEGTLEPLLPSLDPESQPQPVLPAPPQSPYHQLDFTHSLSFDDGSQGFPDSLEPGHSSSFPSLSKKELDLMLMQDTMLPLASDPLFSAMSPEASKASSRRSSFSMEDTDML; from the exons ATGGCGTCCCGCATCGGGCTGCGGATGGAGCTGATGAAGCAGCAGGCGCAGCAGGAAGCAGAGCGGGAGCGGGTGCAGCAGCAGATGATGATGAGCTACATGCAGCAGCAGCGCATGCCCGTGGCCTCCAGCCCCGCCATCAACACCCCCGTCCACTTCCAGTCCCCGCCGCCCGTGCCCGGAGAGGTCCTCAAG GTGCAGTCCTACCTGGAGAACCCCACCACCTACCACCTGCAGAAGTCCCGGGACAAGAAGGTGCAGGCGTACCTGTCGGAAACCTACGGGAACAAGTTCGCTGCCCACGTCAGCCCCGCCAGCCACTCTCCCAAGCCGCCGCCGGCCGCGTCCCCCGGCGTCCGGCCCGGACACGTCCTGTCCTCCTCGGCGGGCAACAGCGCTCCCAACAGCCCCATGGCCATGCTCAACATCGGCTCCAACCCCGAGCGGGAG TTCGATGAGGTCATCGATGACATCATGCGCCTGGATGACGTTTTGGGCTACATGAACCCCGAAGTCCACATGCCCAACACG ctgccCATGTCCAGCAGTCACATGAATGTCTACAGCGGGGACCCGCAGGTGACAGCGTCACTCGTTGGtgtcaccagcagctcctgccccgccGACCTCACCCAGAAGAGAGAACTCACAG ATGCCGAGAGCCGAGCCCTGGCCAAAGAGCGCCAGAAGAAAGACAATCACAACCTGA TCGAGAGGCGGCGAAGGTTCAACATCAACGACCGCAtcaaggagctgggaatgctgatCCCCAAGGCCAACGACCT GGACGTGCGCTGGAACAAAGGGACAATCCTGAAGGCGTCCGTGGATTACATCAAGAGGATGCAGAAGGACCTGCAGAGGTCCCGGGACCTGGAGAATCACTCGCGGCGCCTGGAGATGGCCAACAAGCAACTGCTGCTCCGCATCCAG gagctggagatgcAGGCACGTGTCCACGGGCTGCCCACCTCCTCGCCCTCGGGCGTCAACGTGGCCGAGCTGGCTCAGCAGGTGGTCAAGCAAGAGGCCAGCGGGGACGAGGGGACCCTGGAGCCACTGCTGCCATCGCTGGACCCCGAATCGCAGCCACAGCCGGTTCTGCCTGCACCACCCCAGTCTCCTTATCACCAGCTGGACTTCACCCACAGCCTGAGCTTCGACGACGGCTCCCAGGGCTTCCCGGACAGCCTGGAGCCCGGgcacagctcctccttcccatccctATCCAAgaaggagctggacttgatgcTGATGCAGGACACGATGCTGCCGCTGGCCTCTGACCCCTTGTTCTCGGCCATGTCCCCGGAGGCCTCCAAGGCCAGCAGTCGCCGGAGCAGCTTCAGCATGGAGGACACGGACATGCTGTGA